A window of the Branchiostoma lanceolatum isolate klBraLanc5 chromosome 13, klBraLanc5.hap2, whole genome shotgun sequence genome harbors these coding sequences:
- the LOC136447814 gene encoding LOW QUALITY PROTEIN: uncharacterized protein (The sequence of the model RefSeq protein was modified relative to this genomic sequence to represent the inferred CDS: substituted 1 base at 1 genomic stop codon): MATTARTSLVFRQLFEKESSTYTYLLADKDTKEAVLIDPVVDTAERDAKLVSELGLKLIYVINTHCHADHITGTGKLKSLVPGCKSVISRASTAKADVLLEEGQKVTFGKFSLEVRTTPGHTNGCVTYVLLDESIRMAFTGDTLLVRGCGRTDFQEGNPATLYDSVWGKIFTLPDDTXLFPAHDYKGQTMTTVGEEKRHNPRLTQTKEKFVEIMNNLGLAYPKQIDRAVPANLMCGLQD; encoded by the exons ATGGCGACTACGGCTAGGACAAGTCTAGTGTTTCGGCAGTTGTTTGAGAAGGAGAGTAGTACCTACACGTACCTACTGGCCGACAAG GACACCAAGGAGGCCGTGTTGATCGACCCCGTGGTGGACACGGCCGAGCGAGATGCCAAGTTGGTGAGCGAGCTCGGGCTGAAACTGATCTACGTCATCAACACCCACTGCCATGCAGATCACATAACGG GTACGGGGAAGTTAAAGAGCCTGGTACCGGGGTGTAAGAGTGTTATCAGCAGGGCGAGTACAGCCAAGGCAGATGTACTTCTGGAGGAAGGGCAGAAGGTCACGTTTGGGAAGTTCTCATTGGAG GTCCGCACAACTCCCGGTCACACGAACGGCTGTGTGACGTACGTTCTCCTGGACGAGTCCATCCGCATGGCCTTCACGGGGGACACTCTCTTAGTACGCGGTTGCGGACGGACCGACTTCCAAGAGGGCAACCCGGCCACGCTGTACGACTCTGTCTGGGGGAAAATCTTTACCCTTCCCGACGACACTTAACTCTTTCCCGCTCACGACTACAAGGGTCAAACCATGACCACCGTAGGGGAGGAAAAACGGCACAACCCTCGACTCACCCAAACTAAGGAAAAATTCGTTGAGATTATGAATAACTTGGGGCTGGCGTATCCCAAACAGATTGACAGGGCCGTACCCGCTAATTTGATGTGTGGGTTACAAGactga
- the LOC136446797 gene encoding perlucin-like protein isoform X2, with product MVAMRAHQEATKDAEVTFLREQVVALEAKLPSGVLADGGTNLQSELGDRVDPVDTTGEDTWRPGVVQHQRAKRAVNSVTHPAGACLQGPPGIPGRDGRDGMPGRDCPCGTKEPLTCPSGYLQFRDKCYQFSTTQKQYNDAKAVCVASGGHLAVAKDEATDNFLVNEIRKRGNAETWMGMSDQVEEGVWVWEDGSALTGWTNWLPGNPSSTGEDCAEWKVVYGFKWNDDECYHTQYFVCEINAT from the exons ATGGTGGCCATGAGGGCACACCAGGAAGCAACGAAGGACGCGGAAGTGACGTTTCTCCGAGAGCAAGTGGTTGCACTCGAAGCTAAACTTCCCAGCGGCGTCTTAGCAGACGGCGGTACAAACCTACAG TCGGAGCTTGGAGACAGAGTTGACCCCGTTGACACGACTGGTGAAGACACCTGGCGGCCCGGGGTGGTACAGCACCAGAGAGCTAAGAGGGCGGTAAACTCTGTGACTCACCCAGCAGGCG CTTGTTTACAAGGCCCTCCCGGTATCCCTGGCAGAGACGGCCGTGACGGGATGCCTGGACGTGACTGTCCATGTGGAACGAAAG AACCCTTGACCTGCCCCAGTGGCTACCTCCAGTTCCGAGACAAGTGTTACCAGTTTTCCACCACGCAAAAGCAGTACAATGACGCCAAGGCCGTGTGTGTAGCTTCAGGCGGTCATCTGGCTGTCGCCAAAGACGAGGCAACGGACAACTTCCTCGTCAACGAGATAAGGAAACGGGGCAACGCCGAGACATGGATGGGGATGAGTGATCAAGTTGAGGAGGGGGTGTGGGTTTGGGAAGACGGCAGCGCTCTTACGGGTTGGACTAACTGGCTACCGGGGAACCCCAGTTCTACTGGCGAGGACTGTGCTGAGTGGAAGGTTGTCTATGGCTTCAAGTGGAACGACGATGAATGTTACCATACCCAGTATTTCGTCTGTGAAATTAACGCCACCTAA
- the LOC136446797 gene encoding perlucin-like protein isoform X1 translates to MVAMRAHQEATKDAEVTFLREQVVALEAKLPSGVLADGGTNLQSELGDRVDPVDTTGEDTWRPGVVQHQRAKRAVNSVTHPAGACLQGPPGIPGRDGRDGMPGRDCPCGTKEPTEPTKPTEPLTCPSGYLQFRDKCYQFSTTQKQYNDAKAVCVASGGHLAVAKDEATDNFLVNEIRKRGNAETWMGMSDQVEEGVWVWEDGSALTGWTNWLPGNPSSTGEDCAEWKVVYGFKWNDDECYHTQYFVCEINAT, encoded by the exons ATGGTGGCCATGAGGGCACACCAGGAAGCAACGAAGGACGCGGAAGTGACGTTTCTCCGAGAGCAAGTGGTTGCACTCGAAGCTAAACTTCCCAGCGGCGTCTTAGCAGACGGCGGTACAAACCTACAG TCGGAGCTTGGAGACAGAGTTGACCCCGTTGACACGACTGGTGAAGACACCTGGCGGCCCGGGGTGGTACAGCACCAGAGAGCTAAGAGGGCGGTAAACTCTGTGACTCACCCAGCAGGCG CTTGTTTACAAGGCCCTCCCGGTATCCCTGGCAGAGACGGCCGTGACGGGATGCCTGGACGTGACTGTCCATGTGGAACGAAAG AACCCACAGAGCCCACAAAACCCACAGAACCCTTGACCTGCCCCAGTGGCTACCTCCAGTTCCGAGACAAGTGTTACCAGTTTTCCACCACGCAAAAGCAGTACAATGACGCCAAGGCCGTGTGTGTAGCTTCAGGCGGTCATCTGGCTGTCGCCAAAGACGAGGCAACGGACAACTTCCTCGTCAACGAGATAAGGAAACGGGGCAACGCCGAGACATGGATGGGGATGAGTGATCAAGTTGAGGAGGGGGTGTGGGTTTGGGAAGACGGCAGCGCTCTTACGGGTTGGACTAACTGGCTACCGGGGAACCCCAGTTCTACTGGCGAGGACTGTGCTGAGTGGAAGGTTGTCTATGGCTTCAAGTGGAACGACGATGAATGTTACCATACCCAGTATTTCGTCTGTGAAATTAACGCCACCTAA
- the LOC136447178 gene encoding kelch-like protein 10 → MMEIPGTGMEWDYSDDEGEEMEQDAPVEKKVSVHACNTWNELRKNGQLCDVRLRVEGVEFPAHRTILAGCSQYFRALFTNGCTESAMSVIDIPGISAEMLELILEYAYTRDVHVNEANVQELLPAADQFNINGIVKECCKFLRRHLSPENVIGIREFSKSYFCPGLEKACYDFIITKFPDVMAGAPNEELQLLSVEDFENILADDYLNAKDEEFVFEGLVHWVNSDFPARVEYVPRLFQKVRVGLLNPDYFMSKVKTHELIKDNEVCKPRVVDAVKFFYDLELSNQALNDFTHPLAIPRIPYEVLFAVGGWSDRSPTPVVETYDTRADRWVDVEPRDSHPRAYHGIACLNQKLYVIGGFDSVEYFNSVRCFDPAKLCWSEVAPMNCRRCYVSVTVQGGHIFAMGGFDGQVRTNAAERYNPNNNQWSLIRHMTAQRSDASATALAGRVYICGGFNGQECLQSAEYYDSAVNEWISIANMRSRRSGIGVIAYRHYVYAVGGFNGANRLNTAERYDPGSNQWTMIPNMYNPRSNFGIEVIDDMLFVVGGFNGYTTICHVECYDERTNEWYDATDMSLYRSALSCGVMRGLPNREYFSIKKFSKSPPEANKKAEKAPNVPTRTQSVTTHEAMATDD, encoded by the exons ATGATGGAGATACCCGGGACCGGAATGGAGTGGGATTATTCTGATGACGAGGGGGAAGAAATGGAGCAGGATGCGCCCGTGGAAAAGAAG GTGAGCGTCCACGCGTGTAACACATGGAACGAACTGAGAAAAAACGGTCAGCTTTGCGACGTGAGACTGCGGGTGGAGGGAGTGGAGTTCCCGGCACACAGGACCATTCTGGCCGGCTGCAGTCAGTACTTCAG AGCCTTGTTCACCAACGGATGCACGGAGTCAGCCATGTCAGTCATCGACATTCCAG GTATCTCCGCTGAAATGCTTGAGCTGATCCTTGAGTACGCGTACACACGTGACGTGCACGTGAACGAGGCTAACGTACAGGAGCTCCTCCCAGCGGCCGACCAGTTTAACATCAACGGCATCGTCAAAGAGTGCTGCAAATTCCTCAG ACGCCATCTGAGCCCTGAGAACGTGATCGGGATACGAGAGTTCTCAAAGAGCTACTTCTGCCCTGGGCTCGAGAAGGCCTGCTAtgatttcatcatcacaaagTTCCCGGATGTCATGGCTGGTGCCC CCAATGAAGAACTGCAGCTTCTTTCCGTGGAAGACTTCGAGAACATCCTAGCGGACGACTACTTGAACGCTAAAGACGAGGAGTTCGTGTTCGAGGGCCTGGTGCACTGGGTCAACTCCGACTTCCCGGCACGGGTAGAGTATGTCCCGAG ATTGTTCCAGAAGGTGCGTGTGGGCCTGCTGAATCCGGACTACTTCATGAGCAAGGTCAAGACTCACGAACTCATCAAGGACAACGAAGTCTGCAAACCGCGAGTTGTCGACGCCGTCAAGTTCTTCTACGACTTGGAGCTCAGTAACCAG GCCCTCAATGACTTCACCCACCCGCTGGCCATCCCACGGATACCGTACGAAGTGCTGTTCGCCGTCGGGGGATGGAGTGACCGGAGCCCGACTCCCGTGGTCGAGACGTACGATACCCGTGCCGACCGCTGGGTGGACGTGGAACCGAGAGATAGCCACCCCAG GGCGTACCACGGCATCGCGTGTCTGAACCAGAAGCTGTACGTGATTGGTGGGTTCGACAGTGTGGAGTATTTCAACTCCGTAAGGTGCTTCGACCCTGCGAAGCTGTGCTGGTCGGAGGTGGCCCCCATGAACTGCCGCCGCTGCTACGTCAGCGTTACGGTGCAGGGAGGGCACATCTTCGCCATGGGCGGATTTGACGGACAG GTGCGCACGAACGCAGCGGAACGCTACAATCCCAACAACAACCAGTGGAGTCTGATCAGGCACATGACGGCACAGCGCAGTGACGCCAGCGCCACGGCATTGGCGGGAAG AGTTTACATCTGTGGCGGGTTTAACGGCCAGGAGTGCCTCCAGAGCGCGGAGTACTACGACTCTGCCGTGAACGAGTGGATCTCCATCGCCAACATGCGGAGCCGGCGTAGCGGCATCGGCGTCATCGCCTACAGGCACTACGTCTACGCCGTGGGAGGGTTCAACGGCGCCAACAGGCTCAACACTGCGGAAAG GTATGACCCAGGTTCTAACCAGTGGACGATGATCCCCAACATGTACAACCCGCGCTCCAATTTCGGCATCGAGGTGATCGACGACATGCTGTTCGTGGTGGGAGGGTTCAACGGGTACACAACCATCTGTCATGTGGAGTGCTACGACGAGAGAACTAACGAATG GTATGACGCTACGGACATGAGTCTGTACAGGAGTGCCCTCAGCTGTGGCGTGATGCGAGGGCTGCCCAACAGAGAGTACTTCTCCATCAAGAAATTCAGCAAGTCGCCGCCGGAAGCAAACAAAAAGGCAGAGAAAGCACCAAACGTGCCCACCAGGACACAGTCGGTTACAACACACGAAGCCATGGCCACGGACGACTGA
- the LOC136447177 gene encoding cation channel sperm-associated auxiliary subunit TMEM249-like, with the protein MKEIVGIWVTWNLNFWDRPEDFLKKRLTRNPAYPFREVSPNNFAVEIRDWRLQFGYLTAIFGVVTVFSWYFIFGYFDEYFFLFTVSALVTCMYLIGCFRQPRKLVLNSEALEYLWYKGEELVYRGHYHNVYLRLAGQSTGSAIYYKLVIRGYKIEGQDLCRGTKNKEKLIKLAKRLAAKLNLNFFDYEDSSSNHAIRHYCPPVTNRKTSSSTRSTGSAA; encoded by the exons ATGAAAGAAATTGTGGGAATCTGGGTGACATGGAACTTGAACTTCTGGGATCGCCCCGAAGACTTCCTGAAGAAAAGGCTGACGAGAAACCCGGCCTATCCTTTCAGGGAGGTCTCACCTAACA ACTTCGCAGTTGAAATCAGGGACTGGCGTCTTCAGTTCGGTTACCTGACGGCTATCTTCGGTGTGGTGACCGTCTTCTCGTGGTACTTCATCTTTGGGTACTTTGAC GAGTACTTTTTCCTGTTCACGGTGAGCGCCCTGGTCACGTGCATGTACCTGATCGGGTGTTTCCGCCAGCCCCGGAAACTCGTGCTGAACTCCGAGGCGCTGGAGTACCTGTGGTACAAGGGGGAGGAACTGGTGTACCGCGGCCACTACCACAACGTGTACCTCCGCTTAGCGGGACAGAGTACAG GTAGTGCTATCTATTACAAGCTGGTTATTCGCGGGTACAAAATTGAAGGACAGGATTTGTGCAGGGGAACGAAGAACAAAGAG aaaCTTATAAAGCTTGCGAAACGTCTTGCCGCAAAACTCAACCTCAACTTCTTCGACTACGAGGATTCATCGAGCAATCAT GCTATTCGTCACTACTGCCCACCTGTGACCAACAGAAAGACAAGCAGCAGTACACGGTCTACCGGAAGCGCCGCATAA